A stretch of the Thiocystis violascens DSM 198 genome encodes the following:
- a CDS encoding capsid cement protein, with product MQRFPIFTRTLTPLGTVNPHRFVRADGAQAGANDIPLGISPPDIQERYAATLLGDEILEAGEAFSAGELLAPNADGKGIRAATGYAIAMDDATAAGDLITVMLLQPGSPRPVYVSANGAINPTGVVLVTGGTGLAGLTLRAPLPDEQVTIRVNTLTSGSVVLTAAAGITLGGTHNTATFDAIGEELILAYQDDATWDVLKNTGSVALTTV from the coding sequence ATGCAACGCTTTCCGATCTTCACCCGCACCCTGACCCCGCTCGGCACCGTCAACCCGCACCGCTTCGTGCGTGCCGACGGCGCCCAGGCCGGGGCCAATGACATCCCGCTCGGCATCAGCCCGCCCGACATCCAGGAACGCTACGCCGCGACCCTGCTCGGCGACGAGATCCTGGAAGCCGGCGAAGCCTTTAGCGCCGGCGAACTGCTCGCCCCCAATGCCGACGGCAAGGGCATTCGCGCCGCGACCGGCTATGCCATCGCCATGGACGACGCCACCGCCGCCGGCGATCTGATCACCGTCATGCTGTTGCAGCCCGGCAGCCCGCGCCCGGTCTACGTCAGCGCCAATGGGGCCATCAACCCCACCGGCGTGGTGTTGGTCACCGGCGGCACCGGGTTAGCGGGCCTGACCCTGCGCGCCCCGTTGCCCGACGAACAGGTCACGATCCGCGTCAACACCCTGACCAGCGGCTCCGTGGTGCTCACCGCCGCGGCCGGCATCACGCTCGGCGGCACCCACAACACCGCGACCTTCGACGCCATCGGCGAGGAACTCATCCTGGCCTATCAGGACGACGCCACCTGGGACGTCCTCAAAAACACGGGCAGCGTCGCCCTGACCACGGTTTAA